The Xenopus tropicalis strain Nigerian chromosome 2, UCB_Xtro_10.0, whole genome shotgun sequence genome window below encodes:
- the sft2d2 gene encoding vesicle transport protein SFT2B has translation MDKLKKVLSGQDNEERNGFEEVIETSSLSWGTRIKGFIACFVIGVACSILGTCLLWVPGKGLALFAIFYTIGNVSSLGSTFFLMGPLKQLKKMFEMTRLIATIVMLLCLILTLCAALWWKIKGLALLFCILQFFAMAWYSISFIPFARDAVKKCFSTCIS, from the exons ATGGATAAGCTGAAGAAAGTCCTAAGTGGGCAGGATAACGAGGAGAGGAACGGGTTTGAAGAG GTAATAGAGACAAGTTCACTAAGCTGGGGTACAAGAATCAAAGGCTTTATCGCTTGCTTTGTGATTGGTGTTGCTTGCTCCATTCTG ggtaCTTGCCTCCTTTGGGTTCCAGGGAAGGGATTGGCACTGTTTGCAATTTTTTACACTATTGGAAATGTATCATCTCTTGGAAG CACATTCTTTCTCATGGGTCCTTTGAAGCAATTAAAAAAGATGTTTGAGATGACTCGTTTAATCGCCACAATTGTTATGTTG CTTTGTCTGATATTAACGTTATGTGCTGCTCTATGG tgGAAGATCAAAGGGCTTGCATTATTGTTCtgtattttgcagttttttgCGATGGCATG GTACAGCATTTCATTCATCCCATTTGCAAG AGATGCTGTGAAGAAATGCTTTTCAACATGTATTTCATAA
- the timm17a gene encoding mitochondrial import inner membrane translocase subunit Tim17-A, translating into MEEYTREPCPWRIVDDCGGAFTMGMIGGGIFQAIKGFRNSPQGLKHRFKGSLISIRTRAPQLGGSFAVWGGLFSMIDCSMVKMRGKEDPWNSITSGALTGAILAARNGAVAMVGSAAMGGILLALIEGAGICITRFASSQFTNVAPIPEDGSQMPPGSPFGGYQQYQ; encoded by the exons ATGGAGGAGTACACACGGGAGCCGTG tCCATGGAGGATTGTAGATGACTGTGGAGGGGCGTTCACTATGGGAATGATAGGAGGTGGCATATTTCAGGCTATCAAGGGATTCAGGAACTCTCCTCAG gGTTTAAAGCATCGCTTTAAGGGTAGTCTTATTTCAATCCGAACACGAGCTCCACAGTTAGGAG GGAGCTTTGCAGTGTGGGGTGGGCTGTTTTCTATGATAGACTGCAGCATGGTAAAGATGCGTGGAAAGGAGGATCCATGGAATTCCATTACTAGTGGGGCTTTAACAGGAGCTATCCTGGCTGCCAGAA ATGGCGCAGTTGCTATGGTGGGATCTGCTGCAATGGGAGGAATACTTTTGGCCCTGATAGAAGGGGCTGGTATTTGTATAACTCGATTTGCCTCTTCACAATTCACAAATG ttgCGCCAATCCCAGAAGATGGATCCCAAATGCCTCCAGGCTCTCCATTTGGTGGTTATCAACAGTACCAGTAA